From a single Kitasatospora sp. NBC_00458 genomic region:
- a CDS encoding TetR/AcrR family transcriptional regulator, with protein MTSESTTPDSPGTPDSPGTPDAPGTPGTQRPGGRTARVRAAVLRAAEDALVETGFGGLDLGDVARRAEVGRTTVYRRWGSTGALMADLLADMAEQSLPRARTGSLGGDLRANARLVARTLADPRQGALFRAVLTAATCDGAAAAALHRFYRVRVAEWAPCVAEAVERGELPPGTDPAEVVRAVSAPLYYRMLTTADPLDEAAADRAADAAAAAARAGAYLRPQPRS; from the coding sequence ATGACTTCGGAGAGCACCACCCCCGACAGCCCGGGCACCCCCGACAGCCCGGGCACCCCCGACGCCCCGGGCACCCCCGGCACCCAGCGCCCCGGCGGCCGCACCGCCCGGGTCCGCGCCGCCGTGCTGCGCGCCGCCGAGGACGCCCTCGTCGAGACCGGCTTCGGCGGGCTCGACCTCGGCGACGTCGCCCGCCGGGCCGAGGTCGGCCGCACCACCGTCTACCGCCGCTGGGGCTCCACCGGCGCGCTGATGGCCGACCTGCTCGCCGACATGGCCGAGCAGTCCCTGCCCCGCGCCCGCACCGGCTCGCTCGGCGGGGACCTGCGGGCCAACGCCCGGCTCGTCGCCCGCACCCTCGCCGACCCGCGCCAGGGCGCGCTGTTCCGCGCCGTGCTCACCGCCGCCACCTGCGACGGGGCGGCCGCCGCGGCGCTGCACCGCTTCTACCGCGTCCGGGTCGCCGAGTGGGCGCCGTGCGTGGCCGAGGCGGTCGAGCGCGGCGAACTGCCGCCCGGCACCGACCCCGCCGAGGTGGTCCGCGCCGTCTCGGCCCCGCTCTACTACCGGATGCTGACCACCGCCGACCCCCTCGACGAGGCGGCCGCCGACCGCGCCGCCGACGCCGCCGCGGCCGCCGCCCGCGCGGGCGCCTACCTCCGGCCGCAGCCCCGGTCGTAG
- a CDS encoding SRPBCC family protein: MSGTRSTGTHAARLRAALIGVPLAAALLGTAAAPAGAATPAHARPLTCQGRGVDPDAPVRHRTGIVIDAPLRTVWGLQTDVERWPAWQAPVRTVERLDRGPLRKGSAFRWTTPLPPNPATPATGLEITSTVRQVENGSCLRWTGPAEAEGLRIDGVHVWRFTAIRGGGVRVTTEETHGGPQVEANVPFATEVLRQGLESWLLDLKAAAEARAHGGGDDGHGRGR; this comes from the coding sequence ATGTCCGGCACCCGCAGCACCGGCACCCACGCCGCCCGCCTCCGCGCCGCCCTGATCGGCGTCCCGCTCGCCGCCGCCCTGCTCGGCACCGCCGCCGCACCCGCCGGCGCCGCCACCCCGGCGCACGCACGGCCCCTCACCTGCCAGGGCAGGGGCGTCGACCCCGACGCCCCCGTCCGCCACCGGACCGGGATCGTGATCGACGCGCCGCTGCGCACCGTCTGGGGGCTCCAGACCGACGTCGAGCGCTGGCCCGCCTGGCAGGCCCCCGTCCGGACGGTGGAGCGCCTCGACCGCGGCCCCCTCCGCAAGGGGTCGGCGTTCCGGTGGACGACCCCGCTGCCGCCCAACCCCGCGACCCCCGCCACCGGCCTGGAGATCACCTCGACCGTCCGGCAGGTCGAGAACGGCTCCTGCCTCCGCTGGACCGGCCCCGCCGAGGCCGAGGGCCTGCGCATCGACGGCGTCCACGTCTGGCGGTTCACCGCGATCCGCGGCGGCGGCGTCCGCGTCACCACCGAGGAGACCCACGGCGGCCCCCAGGTCGAGGCGAACGTCCCGTTCGCGACCGAGGTCCTCCGCCAGGGGCTGGAGTCGTGGCTGCTCGACCTGAAGGCCGCCGCCGAGGCCCGCGCGCACGGCGGCGGCGACGACGGCCACGGCCGGGGGCGCTGA
- a CDS encoding aldo/keto reductase: MEYRRLGASGLTVPALSLGTGTFGGRGPLFGAWGSTDAQEARRLLDVAIDAGLTMFDTADVYSDGASEEVLGQAVKGRRDKVLISTKAGLPTGDGPNDAGTSRARLITSVDTALRRLGTDYLDLFQLHAFDAATPVEEVLAALDDLVRAGKVRYTGVSNFSGWELMKSLAAADTHSRPRYAAHQVYYSLIGRDYEWELMPLGRDQGVGALVWSPLGWGRLTGKIRRGAPIPAGSRLHDTADYGPPVDDELLYDVVDALDDVAKETGRSIPQVAINWLLRRPTVSSVIIGARNEEQLRQNLGAVGWELTEEQVARLDTASARTAPYPYFPYRRQEGFARLNPPLAG, encoded by the coding sequence ATGGAGTACCGCCGGCTCGGGGCGTCCGGTCTCACCGTCCCCGCACTCTCGCTCGGCACCGGCACCTTCGGCGGCCGCGGCCCGCTCTTCGGGGCCTGGGGCAGCACCGACGCCCAGGAGGCGCGCCGCCTGCTCGACGTCGCCATCGACGCCGGCCTGACCATGTTCGACACCGCCGACGTCTACTCGGACGGCGCCTCCGAGGAGGTGCTCGGCCAGGCGGTCAAGGGCCGCCGGGACAAGGTGCTGATCTCCACCAAGGCCGGGCTGCCCACCGGCGACGGCCCCAACGACGCCGGCACCTCGCGCGCCCGCCTGATCACGAGCGTCGACACCGCCCTGCGCCGCCTCGGCACCGACTACCTCGACCTCTTCCAGCTGCACGCCTTCGACGCCGCCACCCCCGTCGAGGAGGTGCTCGCCGCCCTGGACGACCTGGTCCGTGCCGGGAAGGTCCGCTACACCGGCGTCTCCAACTTCTCCGGCTGGGAGCTGATGAAGTCGCTCGCCGCCGCCGACACCCACAGCCGCCCCCGCTACGCCGCCCACCAGGTCTACTACTCGCTGATCGGCCGCGACTACGAGTGGGAGCTGATGCCGCTCGGCAGGGACCAGGGCGTCGGCGCCCTGGTCTGGAGCCCGCTCGGCTGGGGCCGGCTCACCGGGAAGATCCGCCGGGGCGCCCCGATCCCGGCCGGCAGCCGCCTGCACGACACCGCCGACTACGGCCCGCCGGTGGACGACGAGCTGCTGTACGACGTCGTCGACGCGCTCGACGACGTCGCGAAGGAGACCGGGCGCAGCATCCCGCAGGTGGCGATCAACTGGCTGCTGCGGCGGCCGACCGTCTCGTCCGTCATCATCGGCGCCCGCAACGAGGAGCAGCTCCGGCAGAACCTCGGCGCGGTCGGCTGGGAGCTGACGGAGGAGCAGGTCGCCCGCCTCGACACCGCGAGCGCCCGCACCGCCCCGTACCCCTACTTCCCGTACCGCCGCCAGGAGGGCTTCGCCCGCCTGAACCCGCCGCTGGCCGGCTGA
- a CDS encoding DUF2199 domain-containing protein gives MPADHHHTCACCAEHLDGPPLSYGAAAPEGWKPRYARRRDSELTPDQCMIKGRDFFVHGLVEIPVRDSGDTFSWGVWVSLSEANFARTHDLWEDPAREQEPPYFGWLFTELPAYPESTFMLKTHVRTRAVGLRPLIELEPTDHPLAVEQREGITAARVQEFADLLLRG, from the coding sequence ATGCCTGCCGACCACCACCACACCTGCGCCTGCTGCGCGGAACACCTGGACGGCCCGCCGCTGTCCTACGGAGCCGCGGCCCCGGAGGGCTGGAAGCCCCGCTACGCCCGGCGCCGCGACAGCGAGCTGACCCCCGACCAGTGCATGATCAAGGGCCGGGACTTCTTCGTCCACGGCCTGGTCGAGATACCGGTGCGCGACAGCGGCGACACCTTCTCCTGGGGCGTCTGGGTCTCCCTCAGCGAGGCCAACTTCGCCCGGACGCACGACCTGTGGGAGGACCCGGCACGCGAGCAGGAGCCCCCGTACTTCGGGTGGCTCTTCACCGAGCTGCCGGCCTACCCGGAGTCGACGTTCATGCTCAAGACCCACGTCCGCACCCGCGCCGTCGGCCTGCGCCCGCTGATCGAGCTGGAGCCCACCGACCACCCGCTCGCGGTCGAGCAGCGGGAGGGCATCACCGCCGCCCGCGTGCAGGAGTTCGCGGACCTGCTCCTCCGGGGCTGA
- a CDS encoding immunity 49 family protein, with product MRIERHRVGEALLSATREDFTNRIGREVRSLSKAGPITTGEWQYLAEEFLEYLGALSADRPALDLPEARAVLKDATEAAAGAVAYAAYFPHVDFHVFLDYVNFGMSYEPGDRDHGQGRNEVLPHEWVDAFCLAILSDKAEYHGEAFCFARQKFGAVRAGDPVAELATGLLAQAVGVLDDEDASYPPSTRERLAAVDDALERIRRRGEATGEDLLDRPHAAALRTLRALVAGDREEFDAGLSGLLLRQSALSGPGARPGSLLPLVPLALAALAYRGPGWWPAVDTDYLPHALVTGFETPGPRVGPFGRDRRPDAVAALAAGPLAVDRPGGPLPVSPDAEEFLVRQAEEAFTPVDGEPLAVWRLASTARYEEMSFQTRASQADDVGEREIATLRRASRMASTVFRTALAEPGGEVEVTIDGRTLRYPATRDRNEMGPWAWCRAVSLALISGAREDLAPLVHAGPAVALPEGAARSAFASYPEALHDYLRAEDPVPATERALAEVRQGKDWGFFPPPVVLFSQLVDGDEEGFNLALADALEAHRDHYLVADRADGCDSALDLGVLGLACHARRRGWRIRVESPYLPPRVLAAAEPFRGSGR from the coding sequence GTGCGGATAGAGCGTCACCGGGTGGGAGAGGCGTTGCTTTCGGCGACGCGCGAGGACTTCACGAACCGGATCGGACGGGAGGTCCGCTCCCTGTCGAAGGCCGGACCGATCACCACCGGCGAATGGCAGTACCTCGCCGAGGAGTTCCTGGAGTACCTCGGCGCGCTCTCCGCCGACCGGCCCGCCCTGGACCTGCCCGAGGCCAGGGCCGTCCTCAAGGACGCCACCGAGGCCGCCGCCGGCGCCGTCGCGTACGCGGCCTACTTCCCGCACGTCGACTTCCACGTCTTCCTCGACTACGTGAACTTCGGGATGAGCTACGAGCCGGGCGACCGGGACCACGGGCAGGGCCGGAACGAGGTCCTCCCGCACGAGTGGGTCGACGCGTTCTGCCTCGCGATCCTCTCGGACAAGGCCGAGTACCACGGCGAGGCCTTCTGCTTCGCGCGGCAGAAGTTCGGCGCGGTGCGGGCCGGCGACCCCGTCGCCGAGCTCGCCACCGGCCTGCTCGCCCAGGCCGTCGGAGTCCTGGACGACGAGGACGCCTCCTACCCGCCGAGCACGCGGGAGCGGCTCGCCGCCGTCGACGACGCGCTGGAGCGGATCCGCAGGCGCGGCGAGGCGACCGGCGAGGACCTGCTCGACCGCCCGCACGCCGCCGCCCTGCGCACGCTGCGCGCCCTCGTCGCCGGGGACCGGGAGGAGTTCGACGCCGGACTGTCCGGCCTGCTGCTCCGGCAGAGCGCCCTCTCCGGCCCCGGCGCCCGGCCGGGCAGCCTGCTCCCGCTGGTCCCGCTCGCGCTCGCCGCCCTCGCCTACCGGGGCCCGGGCTGGTGGCCGGCCGTCGACACCGACTACCTGCCGCACGCCCTGGTCACCGGCTTCGAGACGCCCGGCCCGCGCGTCGGACCGTTCGGCCGGGACCGCCGCCCGGACGCGGTCGCCGCCCTGGCCGCCGGGCCCCTGGCGGTCGACCGGCCGGGCGGGCCGCTGCCCGTCTCCCCGGACGCCGAGGAGTTCCTCGTCCGGCAGGCGGAGGAGGCGTTCACCCCGGTCGACGGGGAGCCGCTCGCCGTCTGGCGGCTGGCGAGCACGGCGCGCTACGAGGAGATGTCCTTCCAGACCCGGGCCTCGCAGGCCGACGACGTCGGCGAGCGCGAGATCGCCACGCTGCGCCGGGCCTCCCGGATGGCGTCGACCGTGTTCCGGACCGCCCTCGCCGAACCGGGCGGCGAGGTGGAGGTGACGATCGACGGCCGGACGCTGCGCTACCCCGCCACCCGGGACCGGAACGAGATGGGCCCCTGGGCCTGGTGCAGGGCGGTCTCCCTCGCCCTGATCTCCGGCGCGCGCGAGGACCTCGCCCCGCTGGTCCACGCCGGTCCCGCCGTCGCCCTCCCGGAGGGCGCCGCCCGCTCGGCGTTCGCCTCCTACCCGGAGGCCCTGCACGACTACCTCCGGGCCGAGGACCCGGTGCCGGCGACGGAGCGGGCCCTCGCGGAGGTCCGGCAGGGGAAGGACTGGGGCTTCTTCCCGCCGCCCGTCGTCCTCTTCTCCCAACTGGTCGACGGGGACGAGGAGGGCTTCAACCTGGCGCTGGCGGACGCGCTGGAGGCCCACCGCGACCACTACCTCGTCGCCGACCGCGCGGACGGCTGCGACTCGGCGCTCGACCTCGGCGTGCTGGGGCTCGCCTGCCACGCCCGGCGCAGGGGCTGGCGGATCAGGGTCGAGTCCCCGTACCTGCCGCCGCGGGTGCTGGCCGCGGCCGAGCCGTTCCGGGGCTCCGGGCGGTAG